The following are from one region of the Candidatus Dadabacteria bacterium genome:
- a CDS encoding homoserine dehydrogenase → MNSVNIGLVGAGTIGCGVYKTISENTDIIEKRTGIKLRIKKVADIDIKRKRPVKIPKRLFTTDADELINDESISIIIELIGGTTAARELVLDAIRNGKNVVTANKALLAHHGGEIFREAAANGVHVAFEASVGGGIPVIKAAHESYVANNILSIHGIMNGTCNYILHNMSEQKKGFEEMLRRAQDEGYAEADPSFDIDGIDAAHKLSILIMLAYGFFPEFDDIYVEGIRNISSTDISFAEQLGYKIKLLAIAKSTDSGIQAGVYPALIRKNTQLADVKDAFNAIHIVGDKVGPTMLYGMGAGMLPTASAVVGDLVSIAKTVQNGSQAAPPMLYSEDAGHRSLVGTDRLAGRYYLRFQVEDKPGTLGKITTVLGKCGISIESIIQQTRETNGGEVPIIIMTHESSEKSLRKALGRVEKSMTSVADAIFIRIEEI, encoded by the coding sequence ATGAATTCCGTTAACATAGGTCTTGTAGGCGCCGGAACCATAGGTTGCGGAGTTTATAAAACGATAAGCGAAAACACAGACATAATAGAAAAAAGAACCGGGATAAAGCTGCGCATAAAAAAAGTGGCCGATATCGACATAAAGAGAAAACGCCCGGTCAAGATCCCGAAAAGGCTTTTCACCACCGACGCGGACGAACTCATAAACGACGAGAGCATCTCTATAATAATAGAGCTTATCGGCGGAACCACGGCGGCGCGCGAACTGGTTCTGGACGCGATACGGAACGGAAAAAACGTCGTAACCGCGAACAAGGCCCTTCTGGCTCACCACGGCGGGGAAATTTTCAGGGAGGCAGCCGCAAACGGAGTTCACGTGGCGTTTGAAGCTAGCGTGGGAGGAGGGATACCTGTAATCAAGGCGGCACATGAAAGCTACGTGGCTAACAATATCCTCTCCATACACGGAATAATGAACGGGACGTGCAACTACATACTTCATAACATGTCGGAGCAGAAAAAAGGGTTTGAGGAAATGCTGCGGCGCGCCCAGGACGAGGGATATGCCGAAGCCGATCCTTCGTTTGACATAGACGGCATTGACGCCGCCCACAAACTCTCGATCCTGATAATGCTTGCCTACGGATTTTTCCCGGAATTCGACGACATATACGTCGAGGGAATAAGAAACATCTCCTCGACCGACATAAGCTTCGCCGAACAGCTCGGCTACAAGATCAAGCTGCTCGCCATAGCCAAGTCGACCGACTCGGGCATACAGGCTGGAGTTTATCCGGCCCTTATAAGAAAAAACACACAGCTTGCCGACGTAAAAGACGCCTTTAATGCAATCCACATCGTGGGAGACAAGGTAGGTCCGACAATGCTTTATGGAATGGGGGCCGGGATGCTCCCGACGGCAAGCGCTGTCGTGGGCGATCTGGTTTCAATAGCCAAAACCGTTCAGAACGGCTCGCAGGCTGCTCCTCCCATGCTTTATTCCGAGGATGCCGGACACAGGTCTCTTGTCGGCACCGACCGCCTTGCGGGACGCTACTACCTTAGATTCCAAGTTGAAGATAAGCCTGGCACTCTCGGGAAGATAACTACGGTTCTCGGGAAGTGCGGAATAAGCATAGAGTCCATAATACAGCAGACAAGAGAAACAAACGGCGGGGAAGTTCCCATCATAATAATGACCCATGAGTCGAGCGAGAAAAGCCTTAGAAAAGCGCTTGGGAGAGTAGAAAAATCCATGACGTCCGTTGCCGACGCGATTTTCATAAGGATTGAGGAGATATGA
- a CDS encoding PAS domain-containing protein has protein sequence MREQAAVTARKIITGIERQEHPTFYKDLLDSLPEGVIVADGDLNIISVNEPSETILNISRRKTVGKHISRFLPEEITNLCTRAVKEERVMQENDLLFRISKDSSINVECTASPIHGNDGKMSGLVIQIRNTEKMNMMSIISRNCSLEENYETLVRGLAHEIRNPLSGIKGAAQLLKGTLSKTEKNRCSKIIINEVERLKDLVDRLVKPSSVSTQHLMSVDINEILIDIIFLESNLHKNIEFKHKLDITIPPIPGDYNSLKQVFINIIQNAVSSIKSDGQITVSTRWVTDYKIRNKHTVMISVKDNGSGIQKKNLKKIFTPFFSSKKKGTGLGLFISNQVIAKYGGIITAESWEGKGSEFKIQLPAS, from the coding sequence ATGAGAGAACAGGCGGCTGTAACCGCGAGAAAGATAATTACGGGCATAGAGCGGCAGGAACATCCGACGTTCTACAAGGATCTTCTGGATTCGCTTCCCGAGGGAGTGATAGTAGCTGACGGGGATCTCAATATAATTTCCGTTAACGAACCGTCTGAAACCATACTCAATATCTCAAGGCGAAAAACCGTCGGAAAGCATATATCCAGATTTCTGCCTGAAGAAATAACCAACCTCTGCACCAGGGCGGTGAAAGAGGAAAGGGTTATGCAGGAAAACGACCTGCTTTTCCGCATATCAAAGGACTCGTCGATCAACGTGGAATGCACGGCATCTCCCATACACGGAAACGACGGGAAAATGAGCGGACTCGTAATACAGATAAGAAACACGGAAAAGATGAACATGATGTCCATCATCAGCAGGAACTGTAGCCTTGAAGAAAATTACGAGACCCTGGTAAGAGGACTTGCGCACGAAATCAGAAATCCACTCAGCGGGATAAAGGGAGCAGCACAGCTTCTAAAAGGCACGTTGTCGAAAACGGAGAAAAACCGGTGTTCCAAGATAATAATAAACGAAGTAGAGAGACTGAAAGACCTGGTCGACAGGCTCGTCAAACCCTCATCTGTATCAACGCAGCATCTGATGTCTGTGGATATAAATGAGATTTTGATTGACATAATATTTCTCGAATCGAATCTTCATAAGAACATAGAGTTCAAGCACAAGCTCGACATTACCATTCCTCCCATACCCGGGGACTACAACTCTCTCAAACAGGTGTTCATAAACATCATCCAAAACGCCGTGAGCTCGATCAAGAGCGACGGGCAGATAACGGTCAGCACGAGATGGGTGACGGATTACAAGATACGTAATAAACACACTGTCATGATATCGGTAAAGGACAATGGAAGCGGCATACAGAAAAAAAACCTGAAAAAAATATTCACCCCGTTTTTTTCAAGCAAAAAGAAGGGAACCGGGCTTGGTCTTTTCATATCGAACCAAGTAATAGCCAAATACGGAGGAATAATTACCGCGGAGAGCTGGGAGGGAAAAGGCTCCGAATTCAAGATACAGCTTCCGGCAAGCTAG
- a CDS encoding sigma-54-dependent Fis family transcriptional regulator — protein sequence MKDRILVADDEEDIRWILETSLKKSGFEVECAENGEDAVRKAREEAYSLILLDINMPDMNGFEVLSQLRDRGIDSPIIFITAQNTVSNAIDSMQLGAYDYLTKPFDLEEVKLFAERAIKSYDAGRKIRLSEDAEENISFEEIVGSSPDMLNVYKIIGRTASKNITVLISGESGTGKELIARAIHYNSPRRKKRLVSVNISAIPKELMESELFGYEKGAFTGAAALKKGRFEEADGGTLHIDEIGELSTDLQSKLLRAIEEKQIYRLGSEKPVPVDPRIIASTNKNLRDAVAEGSFREDLFYRLNVISINLPPLRKRKEDISELLKHFLKKYSAELGTEKKVFSSEAEQLLITHNWPGNVRELENTIKRLLVLSPDSIISAKETKDAMDSQTSYGETETMERKTEELVRVMVENSDFSLQNVHEQVIGRVEKQLIQTVLAKTGGNMKQAAAILGINRNTLSKKINDLGIEKG from the coding sequence ATGAAAGACCGTATTCTGGTAGCCGACGACGAAGAAGACATCAGGTGGATACTCGAGACATCCCTTAAGAAATCGGGATTTGAAGTCGAGTGTGCGGAAAACGGAGAGGATGCCGTCCGAAAGGCCCGCGAGGAGGCGTATTCCCTGATTCTCCTTGACATAAACATGCCGGATATGAACGGGTTTGAGGTTCTCTCCCAGCTTAGAGACAGGGGAATTGACTCTCCCATAATATTCATAACCGCGCAAAATACCGTCAGTAACGCCATAGATTCAATGCAGCTCGGCGCCTATGATTACCTGACCAAACCATTTGATCTCGAAGAGGTGAAACTCTTTGCCGAGCGGGCGATAAAAAGCTACGATGCGGGAAGAAAAATAAGGCTGTCCGAAGATGCCGAGGAAAACATATCGTTTGAGGAAATAGTCGGCAGTTCGCCCGACATGCTAAACGTATACAAGATCATCGGCCGCACCGCCTCCAAGAACATCACAGTGCTTATATCGGGAGAAAGCGGCACGGGAAAAGAACTTATCGCAAGGGCGATACACTATAACAGCCCGAGAAGAAAAAAAAGGCTCGTGTCCGTAAACATATCCGCAATCCCCAAGGAACTTATGGAGAGCGAGCTGTTCGGATACGAAAAAGGAGCGTTCACGGGTGCCGCGGCCTTGAAGAAGGGAAGATTCGAGGAAGCCGACGGGGGAACCCTCCACATAGATGAAATAGGGGAACTTTCAACCGACTTGCAGTCAAAACTCCTAAGAGCCATCGAGGAGAAGCAGATCTACCGGCTCGGAAGCGAAAAACCAGTCCCGGTTGACCCCAGGATAATCGCGAGCACGAATAAGAACCTAAGAGATGCCGTCGCGGAAGGCTCTTTCAGAGAGGACCTGTTCTACAGACTCAACGTCATAAGCATAAACCTTCCTCCCCTGAGAAAAAGAAAAGAAGATATAAGCGAACTGCTCAAGCATTTTCTGAAGAAGTACTCCGCGGAACTCGGCACCGAGAAAAAGGTCTTCTCCAGCGAAGCGGAGCAGTTACTGATTACCCACAACTGGCCCGGAAACGTAAGAGAGCTTGAAAACACCATAAAACGCCTCTTGGTCCTAAGCCCCGATAGCATAATAAGTGCGAAGGAGACAAAAGACGCCATGGATTCGCAAACCAGCTACGGGGAAACTGAAACAATGGAGAGGAAAACCGAAGAACTTGTCCGAGTTATGGTAGAAAATTCGGACTTCTCGCTGCAGAACGTCCACGAGCAGGTAATCGGCAGAGTTGAAAAACAGTTAATCCAAACAGTTCTCGCGAAAACTGGCGGAAACATGAAGCAGGCGGCAGCTATACTGGGAATAAACAGGAACACGCTTTCAAAAAAGATAAACGACCTGGGAATAGAAAAGGGTTAA
- the rnc gene encoding ribonuclease III, whose product MIEQKLGYKFKDRSLLETALTHSSYANEFSCPSNERLEFLGDALLGCMVSVLLYEKYPSHTEGDLSKVRSRVVSGANFARYAETTGLGKQMRLGKGEENTGGRKRESNNANAFEALIGALYLDAGYEKTFEVVSGLFRDAIEENDFPRDSKTELQEVSQSIFGQTPEYRILSEEGPPHERTFTVEVTIPSDLRGRGKGSSKRQSEQSAARDALRKLGY is encoded by the coding sequence ATGATCGAACAGAAACTTGGCTACAAGTTCAAAGACCGCTCACTGCTTGAAACTGCTCTTACCCACAGTTCATACGCAAATGAGTTCTCGTGCCCTAGCAACGAGAGACTTGAGTTTCTCGGAGACGCCCTGCTGGGATGCATGGTGAGTGTGCTTCTTTATGAAAAATACCCTTCGCACACTGAGGGAGATCTCTCCAAGGTCAGAAGTCGAGTGGTAAGCGGCGCGAATTTCGCGAGATACGCCGAGACGACTGGCTTGGGAAAACAGATGAGGCTTGGGAAAGGAGAGGAGAACACTGGGGGAAGGAAAAGGGAGTCAAATAACGCAAACGCTTTTGAGGCGCTTATAGGTGCGTTGTATCTTGACGCGGGCTACGAGAAAACTTTCGAGGTGGTCTCTGGGTTGTTTCGGGACGCTATTGAGGAAAACGACTTCCCACGCGACAGCAAAACCGAGCTTCAGGAAGTTTCCCAGAGCATCTTTGGACAGACTCCTGAGTACAGAATCTTAAGCGAGGAGGGTCCTCCGCATGAAAGGACTTTCACCGTAGAGGTCACAATTCCTTCCGACCTGAGGGGTAGGGGAAAAGGCAGCAGTAAAAGGCAGTCCGAGCAGTCCGCGGCCCGCGACGCTTTGAGAAAGCTCGGCTATTAG
- a CDS encoding P-II family nitrogen regulator — MKKIEAIIKPFKLEDVKEALREIGIQGLTVVEVKGFGRQKGHTELYRGAEYVIDFLPKIKLEIVVSDDMVSKVIETIRESAKTGKIGDGKIFIFPAEDVVRIRTGERGEDAI; from the coding sequence ATGAAGAAGATAGAGGCCATTATCAAACCGTTCAAACTGGAGGACGTTAAGGAGGCTCTCAGAGAAATAGGGATTCAGGGTCTGACAGTTGTCGAGGTAAAGGGGTTCGGCCGTCAGAAAGGTCATACGGAGCTTTACAGGGGTGCAGAATACGTCATCGATTTTCTCCCTAAAATAAAGCTGGAAATAGTAGTTTCCGACGATATGGTCTCCAAGGTAATCGAGACCATAAGAGAAAGCGCGAAAACCGGCAAGATAGGAGACGGAAAGATATTTATCTTCCCAGCCGAGGACGTAGTGAGAATCAGAACTGGAGAAAGAGGCGAGGATGCTATATAA
- the glnA gene encoding type I glutamate--ammonia ligase — protein sequence MPTDSKSGQPVIPKKPAELIKFIKNYEIEFVDLRFLDFIGMWQHFTIPAEEVDKSFFENGLGFDGSSIRGWQAINTSDMLIMPDPTTCKRDPFMQAETLAIICNIEDPITREPYTRDPRNIAMKAISFMQGTKVADTAYFGPELEFFILDDVRYDQSPRGGYYFIDSEEGIWNSGADEQPNLGHKLRHKEGYFPTPPSDSMHDIRSEMVSVLLSLGISVEAHHHEVATAGQAEIDMRFAPLVQMGDNMKWYKYVVKNVAREHGKTATFMPKPVFDDNGSGMHIHQSLWKNGKPLFAGKGYAGLSDLAMYYVGGVLKHARAICAFSNPITNSYRRLVPGFEAPVNLAYSARNRSAAVRIPMYSPNPKAKRIETRFPDPSCNGYLTFSALLMAGLDGIENKIKPGDPLDKDIYALGPEELSNIPSVPGSLEEAVKALEEDHEFLLKGDVFTEDVIETWIDYKTENEINPIRLRPVPYEFTLYYDV from the coding sequence ATGCCTACTGACAGCAAGTCAGGTCAGCCGGTTATTCCAAAAAAGCCGGCTGAACTAATAAAGTTCATAAAAAATTACGAGATTGAGTTTGTTGATCTCAGGTTTCTTGATTTTATAGGAATGTGGCAGCACTTCACTATACCGGCGGAGGAAGTTGACAAGTCATTTTTTGAAAACGGCCTTGGTTTTGACGGTTCAAGCATCAGGGGCTGGCAGGCTATTAACACAAGCGACATGTTGATTATGCCAGACCCAACCACCTGCAAGCGCGATCCTTTCATGCAGGCCGAGACTCTCGCCATAATATGTAATATTGAAGACCCCATAACAAGGGAGCCCTACACGAGAGACCCGAGAAACATAGCGATGAAAGCTATTTCTTTCATGCAGGGCACGAAGGTCGCGGACACCGCTTACTTTGGTCCCGAGCTGGAATTTTTCATTCTTGACGATGTCAGATACGATCAGAGTCCGCGTGGCGGATACTACTTCATAGATTCGGAGGAAGGCATCTGGAATTCTGGGGCCGACGAACAGCCGAACCTCGGTCACAAGCTCAGGCACAAGGAAGGCTACTTTCCAACTCCTCCTTCAGACAGCATGCACGACATACGTTCCGAAATGGTAAGCGTGCTTCTGAGCCTCGGTATTTCAGTTGAGGCCCATCACCATGAAGTCGCGACGGCAGGGCAGGCGGAGATTGACATGCGTTTCGCTCCTCTGGTCCAGATGGGAGACAATATGAAATGGTATAAGTATGTGGTAAAGAACGTTGCCCGGGAACATGGGAAAACAGCCACTTTCATGCCAAAGCCCGTCTTTGACGATAACGGTTCCGGAATGCACATTCACCAGTCTCTGTGGAAAAACGGAAAACCTCTTTTCGCCGGAAAGGGATATGCTGGACTGAGCGACCTTGCAATGTATTATGTGGGTGGAGTTCTAAAGCACGCAAGAGCCATATGCGCATTTAGCAACCCGATAACGAACTCCTACAGGAGGCTCGTTCCTGGGTTTGAAGCTCCCGTGAATCTTGCTTACTCCGCGAGAAACAGAAGCGCTGCGGTAAGAATCCCCATGTATTCTCCTAACCCAAAGGCAAAGAGAATCGAGACCCGGTTTCCGGATCCCTCGTGCAATGGTTATCTAACGTTTTCTGCTTTGTTGATGGCCGGACTCGACGGAATCGAAAACAAGATTAAGCCGGGAGACCCGCTGGACAAGGATATTTACGCACTGGGACCCGAGGAACTGAGTAACATCCCCTCCGTACCAGGTTCGCTCGAAGAGGCCGTAAAAGCCCTTGAAGAGGATCACGAGTTCCTGCTTAAAGGAGACGTGTTCACTGAAGACGTAATAGAGACATGGATTGACTACAAAACGGAAAACGAGATCAACCCGATCAGACTAAGACCCGTACCGTACGAGTTCACACTTTATTACGACGTGTAA
- a CDS encoding general secretion pathway protein GspK encodes MRRADSKTAQRGIVLVIVVITIAILSTIVIDFIYSTRVSYEISANSSSDVQARHIAKSGVRVVQGVLRKKTLEDIPVIKGVLAQAIKSQNGAGGWSLSISSFPIGDGNISLEVIDERSRVNLNALVDQKSNRVDFQVRTQLNELFRFLGVETEKADLFVASLVNWLDGAVQGAGNDQDPDGATAAYYAGLENPYYIKDGLLDSVEEIRMIQGMDKDFFFKVKDYLTVYPKDKQVNFSTAPETVIMSTIKAAGVSVNERQSDYREIKDSVVRRMADEIVTRRSTKRIISASETKKILKKVDSSLKISSGISGVVLKGGKSDVYTAVSTGMVGREIPVSRQIRAVIRKNLKKKNSYPTVVSWRER; translated from the coding sequence ATGCGGAGAGCAGATTCGAAAACAGCGCAGAGAGGTATAGTCCTTGTTATTGTCGTCATAACGATCGCCATACTCTCCACGATCGTTATTGACTTCATATATTCAACCCGCGTGAGCTACGAGATCTCCGCGAACAGCTCAAGCGACGTCCAGGCAAGACATATAGCGAAATCGGGGGTGAGGGTCGTACAAGGCGTGCTGAGAAAGAAAACGCTTGAGGATATTCCCGTAATCAAGGGAGTGCTAGCCCAGGCAATAAAGTCGCAGAACGGTGCCGGCGGATGGAGTCTTTCCATCAGCTCCTTCCCCATTGGAGACGGAAACATATCCCTTGAGGTGATAGATGAGAGATCAAGAGTCAACCTCAACGCTCTTGTGGACCAGAAATCAAACCGGGTGGATTTCCAGGTCCGCACGCAGCTAAATGAACTTTTCCGCTTTCTCGGTGTGGAGACGGAGAAAGCCGATCTTTTCGTGGCAAGCCTTGTAAACTGGCTTGACGGAGCGGTGCAAGGCGCTGGAAACGATCAGGATCCCGATGGTGCCACCGCAGCTTATTACGCGGGACTTGAAAACCCCTATTATATCAAAGACGGGCTGCTTGACAGCGTTGAGGAAATTAGGATGATTCAGGGGATGGATAAGGATTTCTTTTTCAAGGTCAAGGACTATCTGACCGTGTATCCTAAGGACAAGCAGGTGAATTTCAGCACCGCTCCGGAGACGGTGATAATGTCTACTATCAAGGCCGCTGGGGTCTCGGTCAACGAGAGACAGAGCGATTACCGAGAGATAAAAGACAGCGTTGTGCGGAGAATGGCCGACGAGATAGTAACACGCAGGAGCACCAAGAGGATCATATCGGCTAGTGAGACCAAGAAGATCTTGAAGAAAGTGGATTCCAGTCTGAAAATAAGTTCCGGTATTTCGGGCGTGGTTCTTAAAGGCGGGAAAAGCGATGTTTATACCGCCGTCTCCACCGGCATGGTGGGAAGAGAAATTCCGGTGTCAAGACAGATTCGAGCCGTCATCCGCAAAAACCTGAAAAAGAAGAATTCATATCCGACCGTTGTATCCTGGAGAGAAAGATAA
- a CDS encoding prepilin-type N-terminal cleavage/methylation domain-containing protein — protein sequence MTGRKAMKSTSSIRDDKSGFTLIEVLIAVTITVIVLTMLYSSFSQLITAKRRVETENELIQETNTILLKMRHDLVNAFPRGNINAGTSSSTYRYFTGRLEGENSRIVFTSFAKDPTHYSTQSGQSEISYYVLPLRGERENMFALMRKDNYWIGNDEAGAAYPLSERVLSFRVNFLSGRSLNSASEQRVWEWDSSVMRGFPGAVQIQIVLVGDRGQEEVHSMIVAIPVAD from the coding sequence ATGACGGGGAGGAAAGCTATGAAATCAACTTCGTCGATTCGGGATGACAAAAGCGGCTTTACCCTTATAGAGGTTCTTATCGCCGTCACTATAACGGTCATCGTGCTTACGATGCTCTATAGTTCTTTTTCCCAGCTAATAACCGCCAAACGCAGAGTGGAGACGGAAAACGAACTGATCCAGGAGACAAACACCATCCTGCTCAAGATGCGCCACGACTTGGTGAATGCGTTTCCCCGGGGGAATATCAACGCCGGGACTTCTTCCTCCACCTACCGCTATTTTACCGGGAGGCTTGAAGGGGAGAATAGCAGGATTGTCTTTACTTCTTTTGCAAAGGACCCAACGCATTATTCCACCCAGTCCGGTCAGAGTGAGATATCCTATTACGTGCTTCCGCTCCGCGGCGAGCGCGAAAATATGTTCGCCCTTATGAGGAAGGATAATTACTGGATCGGAAACGATGAGGCCGGAGCCGCGTACCCACTTTCGGAGAGGGTGCTGAGTTTCCGGGTGAATTTCCTTAGCGGGCGGTCCCTGAACTCGGCGAGTGAGCAGAGAGTATGGGAGTGGGATTCGTCAGTAATGCGAGGATTTCCCGGAGCCGTTCAGATCCAGATCGTTTTGGTGGGGGACCGAGGACAGGAAGAAGTCCATTCCATGATTGTTGCCATACCGGTGGCTGACTGA
- a CDS encoding prepilin-type N-terminal cleavage/methylation domain-containing protein, producing the protein MRRKSAGFTLIELMVVVFLLGAFFSVAMPRVFKTDDMNLRSASRGLVTTIRYLYSRSIFEKRIYKLSFDIDAGEYWAEVLEGNQFQAREDSGYGRRNLPNGVFFNDIQTERTQGKVGSGRDAFILFLPTGIVDSAVIHLRTGEDNFFTLSTNPYTGATKVFDRYVEFNNRLQSVTEQ; encoded by the coding sequence ATGAGAAGAAAATCCGCAGGTTTTACATTAATTGAACTCATGGTGGTTGTTTTTCTGCTCGGAGCTTTTTTCTCCGTGGCGATGCCGAGGGTCTTCAAGACAGATGACATGAACCTGCGCAGCGCTTCAAGAGGGCTTGTAACGACAATAAGATATCTTTACAGCAGGTCCATCTTTGAAAAGCGGATATATAAGCTTTCTTTCGATATTGACGCCGGGGAGTACTGGGCGGAGGTTCTTGAGGGAAACCAGTTTCAGGCGCGAGAGGATTCCGGATACGGCCGCAGGAATCTTCCCAACGGAGTTTTTTTCAACGACATACAAACAGAGAGAACTCAAGGGAAAGTCGGTTCGGGAAGGGACGCGTTTATACTTTTTCTGCCAACTGGGATTGTCGACTCAGCGGTTATTCACCTGAGAACCGGTGAGGACAATTTCTTCACGCTTTCAACTAATCCCTATACGGGGGCTACGAAAGTTTTTGACAGGTACGTCGAGTTTAACAACCGGCTTCAAAGCGTGACGGAGCAGTAG
- the gspG gene encoding type II secretion system protein GspG, translating into MRSQMGFTLIEIMVVVLIIAGLAYIVGTNVIGQGERAKEKQAMIQIRQFEQALQLFKFDNGFYPETQQGLRALVEPVTVGREARRWRRYLESAGVPLDPWGNEFVYFGTDQTEDGLYYIRSNGPDGVGNSDDDLSSRDR; encoded by the coding sequence ATGAGATCCCAGATGGGATTTACTCTGATTGAAATTATGGTGGTCGTGCTTATCATAGCAGGGCTTGCCTACATAGTAGGCACCAACGTGATAGGTCAGGGGGAGAGGGCAAAGGAAAAACAGGCCATGATTCAGATCAGGCAGTTTGAGCAGGCGCTCCAGCTGTTTAAGTTTGATAACGGTTTTTATCCCGAAACCCAGCAGGGATTACGCGCTCTGGTCGAACCCGTAACGGTTGGCAGGGAAGCCAGGAGGTGGAGGCGTTATCTGGAATCCGCAGGCGTGCCGCTTGATCCTTGGGGAAACGAGTTTGTATATTTCGGGACCGACCAGACCGAGGACGGACTGTACTATATAAGGTCTAATGGCCCCGACGGGGTGGGGAATTCAGACGACGATCTGTCCAGCAGAGACAGATGA
- the gspF gene encoding type II secretion system protein GspF: MPVYNYKAINDKGESVRGVISAESVKIASDKLRKGGVYLSSIKEATGSRRSSISLPWTGVSTSELAVMTRQFSTLVSSGLPLETSLVALYEQTDDQKLKEILSQVRSRVSEGSSLHVALEEHKNVFSDLYVSMVRAGEASGTLDVVLDRLADFLEKQQELNSKIRGAMIYPAIMFIVGLGVLVFMMTFVIPKVADIFEASNKALPFVTVVLIGASDFLRENFALILVFMAVVFFFAHRYVKTPSGKKVYDRFSLRVPVFGKMSSKVMISRFTRTLSTLLSSGIPLLESVKVSESVLGNSLYVENIKDVRVKVAEGAAFGSSLGQTGIFPPLVVRMVSVGEEAGKIEDMLSKVADMYDTEVDGMLSTLTSLLEPVMILIMGVVMGFIVFAILLPVLNLTSVIN, translated from the coding sequence ATGCCTGTTTACAACTATAAAGCCATTAACGACAAGGGCGAATCGGTAAGGGGTGTTATAAGCGCGGAATCGGTCAAGATCGCAAGCGACAAGCTAAGAAAAGGAGGGGTCTATCTCTCTTCCATAAAGGAAGCGACCGGGTCTCGCCGCTCGTCTATAAGCCTTCCGTGGACCGGGGTAAGCACCTCGGAGCTTGCCGTCATGACGAGACAGTTCTCCACTCTGGTTTCTTCCGGTCTTCCTCTTGAAACGTCGCTTGTGGCTCTCTACGAGCAGACAGATGATCAGAAGCTTAAGGAGATTCTCTCCCAGGTGCGAAGCCGAGTGAGTGAAGGCAGTTCTCTCCATGTTGCGCTCGAGGAGCATAAAAACGTTTTTTCCGATCTTTATGTGAGCATGGTCCGCGCGGGTGAGGCGAGCGGAACTCTTGACGTCGTACTTGACCGTCTCGCGGATTTTCTTGAAAAGCAGCAGGAACTCAATTCGAAGATAAGGGGCGCAATGATATATCCGGCGATAATGTTTATCGTTGGGCTTGGGGTGCTTGTTTTCATGATGACTTTTGTAATTCCCAAAGTCGCCGATATATTCGAGGCCAGCAACAAGGCTCTGCCCTTTGTTACAGTAGTGCTCATAGGGGCAAGCGATTTTCTAAGGGAAAATTTCGCCCTGATTCTGGTTTTTATGGCCGTCGTATTCTTTTTTGCGCACAGATACGTAAAAACGCCTTCCGGAAAAAAAGTATACGACAGGTTTTCCCTGAGGGTACCGGTGTTCGGGAAAATGTCTTCAAAAGTAATGATTTCCCGTTTTACAAGGACGCTCTCAACGTTGCTTTCAAGCGGTATTCCTCTTCTTGAGTCGGTTAAGGTGAGCGAATCGGTCTTGGGAAACAGTCTTTACGTTGAAAATATCAAGGATGTCCGGGTCAAGGTGGCGGAAGGAGCGGCATTCGGGTCCTCTCTTGGACAGACCGGGATTTTTCCGCCCCTTGTAGTGAGAATGGTATCTGTGGGGGAGGAGGCCGGCAAAATTGAAGACATGCTCTCGAAAGTGGCTGATATGTACGACACCGAGGTCGATGGCATGCTTTCCACTCTGACTTCTCTTCTTGAACCGGTAATGATACTGATTATGGGCGTTGTGATGGGTTTTATAGTCTTTGCTATACTTTTACCAGTGTTGAATCTAACTTCGGTAATAAACTGA